The genomic segment TTGAGTATTTATTCCAGCACTAATATCAAAAAGATAACTCAGTCCCGAACTTGCTTGTTTAGCTCCAAGACCTAAAGAAGTTGCAAGACCAAAAATTGTTGCAAATACAGCAAGTAAATCAATAATATGTCCTGGCCAACTCCAAACTTTTTCCCCTAAAAGTGGATAAAAAGCTGATCTTACAGTAAGAGGTAAACCTTTATTGTAAGAAAAAAATGCTAATGCTAAACCAACAACACCATATATTGCCCAAGGGTGAACTCCCCAGTGATACATAGTTGCGGCCATTGCTAAATCAGCAGCTTGCTCAGTATTAGCTTCAACTCCTAGTGGTGTTTTATACCAGCCAGTATAATAAGCAACTGGCTCAGCAACACTCCAGAACATCAGTCCTATCCCCATACCAGCTGCAAATAACATTGCAAACCATGATAATCTAGAGTATTCTGGTTTTATATCTTTACCACCTAATCGTATTTTGCCAAAGGGAGAAAATACTAATGCAACACAAAATAATACAAAAATATTACCGCCCATCATAAACAACCAGTCAAAATTATTGATTGACCAAGTTTTCATTCCATCTAAAATTTCTTTTGATGATGTCGGGAAAACAATTGTTACAACAACAAATGACAGAATTAACAATGCACTAACAAAGAAGACAGGGTTGTGCATATCCATCCCAAAAGCTTTGAGATTATCTTGCCCTGCTTCGTATTCGGTATCGTATTCGATTCTTTTCATGAGACTCCTTTAAATTTTTGTCACATATAGGTTACAAAAATAAACTTAAGGAGTAATTAAGGAGTTTTCTATTCTTTAGTTTTTGTATCTACTTTAGGTTTATCAGGATCTATTTTATTTTTATGTTTTTCTATTTGTTGTTTATTAAAACCTTTTATAAACATAAATACAAAAAATACAAAAAGAGCTAATACTATAAAGTCTAATATTTCTTTCATCTATTTTTCCAATAAGTTTGAGTATATAACTCCATCTATTTCATTTAAAGCAATTTTTTCAATCTCACTAGAGTCATCAATTATTGCTAAAACCTTTGAGTCAAAAATATAGTTTTCTGCTATTTTTTGAACTGTTTTTGCTAACTTCTTGTCACATATTATATATTTACTATTTAAAGCATTGCAATAAATAGCTTGTGTTATATTTTCTACTACTACAGCAAACTCTATATCATTTTTACTACAATATAATAGAAGATTTTCATCATAGTTAAAAACAACTGTTGAATTAGCAATTGTATATTCAATATCTGCAATTGAGTCTATAAAACTTAAATTCTCTGAAGGAACTAAATTATCACCAATTAAAATCAATCTTTTCTCCTATTTATTTAATAAACACTCTTTTGAACAATAAAAATTACCATTACTTAATATAGCTTCTTTTTTAGAAACATAAGTACTACAAGTTGGACACTCAACCATTATATCTTCAATTTTTTCTTTTATTCTATTGTCCTTGTTTACCTGTTTCTCTCTATCTTTTTTGAATAATACAATATAAATCAAAAAAAGTACTACTGCTACAGCTAAAATCTTTAAAATCATACATTACCTTTTAAATATAAATAGTTTCTATCTTTTCTATTTTGAATGATACAATCATTTAGTTTAGCTTCTTCAATTTCACTTTCAAGTAGTGAACCTTTATAAAATAAAAACTTTGTATTTTTTGTACAAATTTTTGAAGTAATATCTAAAAGAAGTTTTGTATTAGTAACAGCTCTTGAAGTAACTAAATCAACTTTTAAATCTTCAACTTCTTCAACTCTCTTACATAAAACTTCTACATTTTTTAAACCTAAACTATTTTTTACAAAATTTAAAAATGCAACTCTTTTTTGTCTTGGTTCTATCAAATAGCACTTTTTATCTGCTCTTGCCATTGCTAAGATAAGTCCTGGATAACCTGCACCTGTACCAATATCTGCAAAACTTTCAAAATCATCTATAAAACCTAAAGGAGTTATTGAATCAATAATATTTTCTTCAATATCTTCTTTTGTAAGTCTTCCACTTAAATTATGAACTTTACCCCATTTTTGAAGTAATGTTGTAAAAGTATCACATCTTGATAAAAACTCATTATCTATTTTTAGTTTTTCTAAATCAATATCCTTAAGCATTAAAACATATGTCCCATTTTTTCTTTTTTAGTATTGACATAATGTTCATTATATACATTTAATTCTGTAATTGCTGGTATTCTCTGCTCTATTTCAACACCTAAAGACTCCACATAAGAAAGTTTCTTTGGATTATTTGTAATAAGTCTTATTTTCTTTAGATTTAAATCTTTAAATATTTCATCTACTATTGAATAATCTCTGTCATCTTCTCCAAATCCAAGTTCTAAATTAGCTTCTATAGTATTTCTTCCTTTATCCTGCAAAGCATAGGCATTTACTTTATTTAGTAAACCTATGTTTCTTCCTTCTTGTCTATGATAAATTACTAAGCCACCCTCTTTTGAAATAAATTTAAGAGATAAATCAAGTTGATTTTGACAATCACATTTTAAACTTCCTAGTGTGTCTCCTGTTAAACATTCAGAGTGAATTCTTACATATGGAGATTCTAAGTTTTCAAAATCTTCACTCATAATTGCTAAATGCTCTTGATTATCTTGTTTATATGCTCTAATTTTAAATTTTCCGTATTTTGTAGGTAGGTTAGCAATATTTGATTTTTCTATATTCATATCTTTTTAAACCTTAAACTGTTAAAATAGCGAGATTATAGCTAATAAAGGTAAATATTATGTTTAAAAGATTTAGAAGATTAAGAATTAATGAAACTCTAAGAAATCTAGTTCAAGAAACTACTCTTTCATCAAATGATTTTATATATCCACTATTTGTAAGAGAAGGTGAGAATATAAAAAATGAAGTTTCTTCTATGCCTGGTGTATTCCAAATGAGTATCGATGAAATTCTAAAAGAGTGTGAATATATTAGAACTATTGGATTAAATTCAATTATTTTATTTGCAATTCCTGATGTAAAAGATTCTGTTGGTAGTGAGTGTTTATGTGATGAAAGTATAATTGCAAGAACAATTAAAGCTATTAAATCTAAATTTCCTGATATGTTTATTGTTACTGATCTTTGTTTCTGTGAATACACAGATCATGGACATTGTGGAATCTTAGACCCAGTAACTCAAACTGTTGATAATGACAAAACACTAGAAATCTCTGCACAACAAGCAATAGTTCATGCAAAAGCAGGAGCAGATATGATTGCTCCTTCAGGTATGATGGATGGAATTATTGAATGTTTAAGAACAGCACTTGATGAAAATGGATACAAAGATCTTCCAATAATGGCTTATTCAACTAAGTTTGCAAGTGCTTATTATGGACCATTTAGAGATGTCGCTGAATCAACTCCTTCATTTGGAGATAGAAGAACTTATCAAATGAATCCAGCAAATAGACTTGAAGCAATTGAAGAGTCTTTAGAGGATGAAAAACAAGGTGCTGATATTCTTATGGTTAAACCAGCACTTTCTTTTATGGATGTAATTAGAGATATTAGAAATAACTCAAATCTTCCAATTTGTGCATATAATGTAAGTGGTGAGTATGCTATGCTTAAACATGCAGGTGCTGCTGGATTAGTTGATTATGAAAGAGTAATGCTTGAAACACTGACTAGCTTCAAAAGAGCTGGAGCTGATTTAATTATTACTTATCATGCAAAAGAGGCTTGTGAACTTTTAAATAAAAAATAATACTATGAGTCAAACTTACCAAGAAGCAATTGAAAACTCAAATATTGTATCTAGAACAGATATAAATGGAATAATAACTTTTGTAAACGAGGAGTTTTGTAAAATCTCTGGCTTTACAAAAGAAGAGCTTCTTGGAAGTAATCATAATATAGTAAGACACCCTGAGGTTCCAAAAGAAAACTTCACTCTTTTATGGAATACAATTCTTTCAAAGAAACCTTATAAAACTACAGTTAAAAATCTTTGCAAAGATGGTTCAACTGTTTATCTTAATACTACAATTACACCTATTTTAGATGAAAATGAAAATATCAAAGAGTTTATAGCTATTAGATATGATGTTACACAAGAAGTAGAACTAAAAAAAGATTTAGAACAAAAAGATAAAGAATTAAATCTTCTAAATAAAACTTTGGAAGAAAAAGTTAAAAAACAAACAGCAAAACTTTTAGAATTAAACCAGACCTTAGAGCATAGAGTTGCAAAAGAGATTGAAAAAAATGAAGAGAAACAAAAACTTCTTTTTTGGCAATCTAGAATGGCAAGTTTAGGGCAAATGCTTGCTAATATTGCTCACCAATGGAGACAACCTCTAACAGAGCTTACATTAACACTATTTAATGTAAAAAAAGCTGTTAAAAAACAAAGTTCAAAGGAAATAGATAAATATTATAAAGAGTCCTTAGAGATAATAAATAATATGTCAAAAACTATTGAAGATTTTTCAAACTTTTTTAACCCAAATAAAGAGAAAGAAGAGTTTTGTTTAAAATCTTCCATTGAAGAAGCCTTAGCAATAACAAAAAAAATGTTAGAAAAAAATAATATAGAGATTAATACAAACTTAGAAAAAATAGATATTTTTGGAGTCTCTAATGAATTTTCTCAAATCATCATTAATCTTTTACAAAACTCTACAGATGCTTTTAAAGACAAAGAAAAGAAGAAAAAGATATCTATTAAAAGTTTTATAGATAAAGATTGTGCAATTATTGAATTTAAAGATAATGCAGGTGGAATAGAGGAAAAAACATTAGATAAGGTGTTTGAACCATATTTCACAACAAAACACCAATCTAATGGAACAGGATTAGGACTTTTTATGTCAAAAATGATTATAGAAAAGAGTCTAAATGGTAAAATGAGCTTAGAAAATTGTTTTGATGGAATAAATATAACTATAAAACTTCCCCTGGAGAAATAAGTGCAAGAAAATATATTAAAAGATTTGAAAATTTTATGTGTAGAAGATGAAGAAAATATCTCAAAACTATTAAAAAGTGCTATCTCTGAATATTTTTATTCATATACTGTAGCAAAAGATGGCGTAGAAGGATTAGAAAAGTTTAAAAAGCTAAGTCCTGATATTGTTATTACTGATATTATGATGCCAAATCTAGATGGTTTGGATATGACTAAAGAGATTAAACAAATAAATGAAGATATCCCTATAATTGTATTAAGTGCTTTTTCTGAAAAGGAAAAGCTTTTAAAAGCAATAGATGTAGGGATTAATAAATATTTTATTAAACCTTTTGATCCAGAAGAATTACTGGAATACTTAATATTAATGGCTAAAAAGATAAATAAACAAAGAGTTATTTGTTTAAATAAATATTTCTCTTTTGATGTAAACAGTAAAAACTTATTTGAAAATGATACTTTAATTAAATTAACTAAAAGAGAAAAAGAGTTTATAACTTTACTTATAAAAAACTCTAAAGAGTTTGTATCAACTGATATGATGAGAAAAGTACTTTGGGAAGAAGATGAGGTTTCTGATGAAAGAATAAGAACTTTTATTAAAAGATTAAGACAAAAGACAAAAAAAGAGCTTATTTTAAATATATCAGGACAAGGATATTTAATTTCTAAAACTGATATCTAAAATTTTATCAAGTTTAAAACAATCAAAACTTGTACTACTTTGTTTTAAGTTTGTAAAATTTTCTTCTTCTAAAAAATTTTGTATATAAAAAGTCTTTATGTAACCATTTTCACTTAATACCTTTTGCATCTCATTTATATCTTTTTCGTCTAATAAATCTCTATGTAAAGTTGTTCTTACTTCATAATCAATTGAAGAATTTACAAGAAATTTTAATGAAGAAAGAAATCTATCATATAAAGAACTTTTCGTAATATATTTAAATTTTTCTTTTGTACTTTTAAAATCTAAAGAGACAAAATCTAACAAATTTCTTTTTAAAAGTATTTCTAAAAGTTTTGGATTTGTACCATTTGTATCTAGTTTTATTTTAAAACCAAACTCTTTTATTTCTTTGCAAATAGGCAGTAAATTATGAATAGTAGCTTCTCCTCCACTTAACACTACAGCATCAAGAAGCCCTACTCTTTTTTTCAAAAAACTGTATAAGTCTTCTAACATATATTGTCCATTTTTTGCACTTACTATATTGCAGTTATAACAATACTGACATTGCATATTACAATGAATAAACCAAACAATACACGAAAGATGGTCCTTATAGTCAATTGTAGTAAAAGGTGTAATATTATAAATGATCTTTTTCAAGAAACTTAACCCTTTGTTTATGCTCACCTTTTTTACCAATATTGAAACTTTCAACTGGTCTATGATAACCCATAACTCTGGTATATACTATACATTTTGTACGTTTTTCTTGTAGTTTTTTAAGCTCTAAGCTTTGCATTTTTTAACTCCTCTTCTAAGATTTCTTGGTCACATTTTGGACAATATTCATACTCTCCATTTATATATCCATGTTTAGGACAAATTGAAAAAACAGGAGTAATAGTAATATATGGCAAAGTATAATTTGATATAACATTTTGAACTAACTTTCTGCAAGCTTCACTACTTGAAAGTTTTTCTTTCATATATAAGTGTAAAACTGTTCCACCTGTATATTTTCCTTGTAAATCATCTTGTAAATCTAAAGCTTCAAAAACATCTTCTGTATAATCAACAGGAAGTTGAGAAGAGTTAGTATAATAAATATTTTTATCGAATCCTGCTTGTAAAATATTTTTGTATCTTTTTTTGTCTTCTTTTGCAAACCTATAGGTAGTTCCTTCTGCTGGTGTTGCTTCAAGATTATATAAATTTCCTGTCTCTTCTTGATACTGAACCATCTTATCTCTCATAAAATCTAAAATCTCATGGGCAAAAATAATTCCATCTTCCTTTGAAATATCAAACTCCTCTTGAGAAAAGTTTAATATCATCTCATTTATACCATTTACTCCAATAGTAGAAAAGTGATTATTGAAGTTTGGAAGATATCTTTTTGTATATGGGAATAGTCCTCTTTCATACATTTCATTTACAAAAACTCTCTTTTTTTCTAAAGTTGATTTTGCTAAATCCATTAACTCTTCAAGTTTTTCAAAAAGCTTTTCTTTGTTTCCTTGATATAAATACCCTAACCTTGCCATATTTATGGTTACTACACCTATACTTCCTGTCATTTCAGCACTTCCAAAAAGACCACCACCTCTTTTTAAAAGCTCTCTTAAGTCTAATTGTAATCTACAACACATAGACCTAACGTGACCTGGTTTATATGCCTTATCATTTGGTATTAAATTTCCTACTTCATCTTTAGTATATTGACTTCCTATAAAGTTTTGAAAGTATGAACTTCCTATTTTCGCTGTATTTTCAAATAAAAGGTCAGTATTTTCTCCATGCCAATCAAAATCTTCTGTGATATTTACTGTAGGAATTGGGAAAGTAAAAGGTTGTCCTGTTTTGTCACCTTCTGTCATAACTTCATAATAAGCTTTATTTATCATATCCATCTGCTTTTGAAAAGCTTTATATGTCATATCAGTTAAAGACTCAAAGCCTTTATTTTTTGCTCTTTGAAGTAACTCTTCATCTTCTATACCTTCAAAAAGATGATGTTGTTTTTTAGTTGGTATTTGATCTTTTAAATCCTCTGGTACTGTCCAATCAATAGTTATATTTGTAAAAGGACTTTGTCCCCATCGTGCTGGAACATTTAAGTTATAAATA from the Arcobacter sp. CECT 8983 genome contains:
- the nrdD gene encoding anaerobic ribonucleoside-triphosphate reductase — its product is MQSLELKKLQEKRTKCIVYTRVMGYHRPVESFNIGKKGEHKQRVKFLEKDHL
- a CDS encoding response regulator transcription factor — translated: MQENILKDLKILCVEDEENISKLLKSAISEYFYSYTVAKDGVEGLEKFKKLSPDIVITDIMMPNLDGLDMTKEIKQINEDIPIIVLSAFSEKEKLLKAIDVGINKYFIKPFDPEELLEYLILMAKKINKQRVICLNKYFSFDVNSKNLFENDTLIKLTKREKEFITLLIKNSKEFVSTDMMRKVLWEEDEVSDERIRTFIKRLRQKTKKELILNISGQGYLISKTDI
- a CDS encoding PAS domain-containing sensor histidine kinase: MSQTYQEAIENSNIVSRTDINGIITFVNEEFCKISGFTKEELLGSNHNIVRHPEVPKENFTLLWNTILSKKPYKTTVKNLCKDGSTVYLNTTITPILDENENIKEFIAIRYDVTQEVELKKDLEQKDKELNLLNKTLEEKVKKQTAKLLELNQTLEHRVAKEIEKNEEKQKLLFWQSRMASLGQMLANIAHQWRQPLTELTLTLFNVKKAVKKQSSKEIDKYYKESLEIINNMSKTIEDFSNFFNPNKEKEEFCLKSSIEEALAITKKMLEKNNIEINTNLEKIDIFGVSNEFSQIIINLLQNSTDAFKDKEKKKKISIKSFIDKDCAIIEFKDNAGGIEEKTLDKVFEPYFTTKHQSNGTGLGLFMSKMIIEKSLNGKMSLENCFDGINITIKLPLEK
- the hemB gene encoding porphobilinogen synthase, which gives rise to MFKRFRRLRINETLRNLVQETTLSSNDFIYPLFVREGENIKNEVSSMPGVFQMSIDEILKECEYIRTIGLNSIILFAIPDVKDSVGSECLCDESIIARTIKAIKSKFPDMFIVTDLCFCEYTDHGHCGILDPVTQTVDNDKTLEISAQQAIVHAKAGADMIAPSGMMDGIIECLRTALDENGYKDLPIMAYSTKFASAYYGPFRDVAESTPSFGDRRTYQMNPANRLEAIEESLEDEKQGADILMVKPALSFMDVIRDIRNNSNLPICAYNVSGEYAMLKHAGAAGLVDYERVMLETLTSFKRAGADLIITYHAKEACELLNKK
- the rsmG gene encoding 16S rRNA (guanine(527)-N(7))-methyltransferase RsmG encodes the protein MLKDIDLEKLKIDNEFLSRCDTFTTLLQKWGKVHNLSGRLTKEDIEENIIDSITPLGFIDDFESFADIGTGAGYPGLILAMARADKKCYLIEPRQKRVAFLNFVKNSLGLKNVEVLCKRVEEVEDLKVDLVTSRAVTNTKLLLDITSKICTKNTKFLFYKGSLLESEIEEAKLNDCIIQNRKDRNYLYLKGNV
- a CDS encoding anaerobic ribonucleoside-triphosphate reductase activating protein, producing the protein MSINKGLSFLKKIIYNITPFTTIDYKDHLSCIVWFIHCNMQCQYCYNCNIVSAKNGQYMLEDLYSFLKKRVGLLDAVVLSGGEATIHNLLPICKEIKEFGFKIKLDTNGTNPKLLEILLKRNLLDFVSLDFKSTKEKFKYITKSSLYDRFLSSLKFLVNSSIDYEVRTTLHRDLLDEKDINEMQKVLSENGYIKTFYIQNFLEEENFTNLKQSSTSFDCFKLDKILDISFRN
- a CDS encoding PP0621 family protein codes for the protein MILKILAVAVVLFLIYIVLFKKDREKQVNKDNRIKEKIEDIMVECPTCSTYVSKKEAILSNGNFYCSKECLLNK
- the ribA gene encoding GTP cyclohydrolase II, which produces MNIEKSNIANLPTKYGKFKIRAYKQDNQEHLAIMSEDFENLESPYVRIHSECLTGDTLGSLKCDCQNQLDLSLKFISKEGGLVIYHRQEGRNIGLLNKVNAYALQDKGRNTIEANLELGFGEDDRDYSIVDEIFKDLNLKKIRLITNNPKKLSYVESLGVEIEQRIPAITELNVYNEHYVNTKKEKMGHMF
- a CDS encoding ribonucleoside triphosphate reductase gives rise to the protein MVNKILKRDGTYEDFHSYKIKDAIKKAFKSAHTTFDSSVYFNVLAIIEQKRVVAVEDIQDIIENELFKARYFDVMKSFMLYRHLHKLQREQVLGLEEDTTYINSTQTIEEYINGSDWRIKANSNTGYSHAGLINNTAGKVIANYWLDKVYSKEEGYAHRNADYHIHDLDCLSGYCAGWSLRVLLDEGFNGVRGRVESTAPNHFREALGQMANFLGILQSEWAGAQAFSSFDTYLAPYVFKDKLSFKEVKKNIRSFIYNLNVPARWGQSPFTNITIDWTVPEDLKDQIPTKKQHHLFEGIEDEELLQRAKNKGFESLTDMTYKAFQKQMDMINKAYYEVMTEGDKTGQPFTFPIPTVNITEDFDWHGENTDLLFENTAKIGSSYFQNFIGSQYTKDEVGNLIPNDKAYKPGHVRSMCCRLQLDLRELLKRGGGLFGSAEMTGSIGVVTINMARLGYLYQGNKEKLFEKLEELMDLAKSTLEKKRVFVNEMYERGLFPYTKRYLPNFNNHFSTIGVNGINEMILNFSQEEFDISKEDGIIFAHEILDFMRDKMVQYQEETGNLYNLEATPAEGTTYRFAKEDKKRYKNILQAGFDKNIYYTNSSQLPVDYTEDVFEALDLQDDLQGKYTGGTVLHLYMKEKLSSSEACRKLVQNVISNYTLPYITITPVFSICPKHGYINGEYEYCPKCDQEILEEELKNAKLRA